The sequence AAGCGGGTTAAAAGAAGTACTCAAAAAGATTAGGAAATGCGTTCACTTACAGCTTAGCACTTAGTCTTCTTTGCTCTTCGTCTCTGGCTTAACAGTAAATTCGTCGGCCTTAGACTCGTTCTCGCCATTTTCCTTGTCTCTGCCGTTAACTTCCTCTTCAGTGCTTTCAACTTGTTTTTCGACCACAGCAGGAGTTGGATCTGCAGCTGTCTTGCGTTTCCGGCCACCGCCCGCCTTTCGAGCAGGTTTGCTGGGGCTCTCACTCTTCGATTCATCACCAGTAGTTGCTGCTTTGGCTTTGATAGGACCCTTTGTAGCTCGAGCACCCTTTCGAGGAGTTGATGTAGCGGTGGCAGCAGCCACGACAGAAGCTACGTCGCCATCATCGCCAAGCTGCATTGGTCCGGTGGTGGTGCTAATACGAAGATTGAACTTCTTCTTTAGGCGAGAAAGACGATTGGACACAGAGACTGGGTTAGAATAGTTCAAAACTTTTGCAACGCCACTAACATCGACCTATGCAGGCTCCATGTCAATATATATGTAGCTACTTTACCTAGTACTAGGCGCGCAACGTCAAAATATACAATAAAATTAGACATCACATACCACTGCAGGGGTCTGGATATGTTTGAAACATTCCATCATGAACATTTCATCAGTGACCTTTGTTGACACTGCCTCAGTTGAGTTAACAGTAGTGTCAGCCATATTCCTACGATTTATCTGAAGACGTCGCTTGTGGTGCAGAAATGGGATCGAAGTGTTGAAATATCAGAAACTGTATATTGAGAAGAATTGGCTGGCAAACAACAACTTGAGGCAAGGTTGTTGCTGGGAGCGAAAAGTGAAAATTATGTGATAAATATAAGGCAGAGCTGTTCAGGAAGAGAACGAAGGTTGTGTTCAAGGGCTGTAACTATGACAAATGTTACAGTTATGACAACAGTATTATCGAGAATTCACTAGGTTACATACAGTTAGCTTGCAACCTATGTCT is a genomic window of Coccidioides posadasii str. Silveira chromosome 3, complete sequence containing:
- a CDS encoding uncharacterized protein (EggNog:ENOG410Q016), whose amino-acid sequence is MADTTVNSTEAVSTKVTDEMFMMECFKHIQTPAVVDVSGVAKVLNYSNPVSVSNRLSRLKKKFNLRISTTTGPMQLGDDGDVASVVAAATATSTPRKGARATKGPIKAKAATTGDESKSESPSKPARKAGGGRKRKTAADPTPAVVEKQVESTEEEVNGRDKENGENESKADEFTVKPETKSKED